Proteins co-encoded in one Thermochromatium tepidum ATCC 43061 genomic window:
- the hybE gene encoding [NiFe]-hydrogenase assembly chaperone HybE, producing the protein MTPEAGWCLCPEGLAEDQALIAAVIAVHERLLTETLAGDPMLNLALPIEVRALRRVEDWRVLLLLTPWMLARLFFPDRVPALALPEGWSAAERANAEYLVLGPCLRFELFGQSQQAHLGYQEPLGHYLLQPLCLNMEPYRDADAVFEHWGEVIRVRDANMEAARRDCPMQKEISRRELFRRLRPGD; encoded by the coding sequence ATGACGCCTGAAGCCGGGTGGTGCCTCTGTCCCGAAGGGCTGGCCGAAGACCAGGCGCTGATCGCGGCGGTGATCGCCGTCCATGAGCGTCTCCTCACCGAGACCCTGGCCGGCGATCCCATGCTCAACCTGGCCCTACCGATCGAGGTGCGTGCCCTGCGTCGCGTCGAGGACTGGCGCGTGCTGTTGCTGCTGACGCCCTGGATGTTGGCGCGGCTGTTCTTCCCCGATCGTGTGCCAGCGCTCGCGCTGCCCGAGGGCTGGTCGGCGGCCGAGCGCGCGAACGCCGAGTATCTGGTCCTGGGGCCGTGTCTGCGCTTTGAACTGTTCGGCCAGTCGCAACAGGCCCATCTCGGCTATCAGGAGCCGCTCGGTCACTATCTGCTGCAACCACTCTGTCTGAACATGGAACCCTACCGCGATGCTGACGCCGTCTTCGAGCATTGGGGCGAGGTCATCCGCGTGCGCGACGCGAACATGGAGGCCGCGCGGCGCGACTGCCCGATGCAGAAGGAGATCTCGCGGCGCGAGCTGTTTCGGCGTCTGAGGCCGGGTGATTGA
- a CDS encoding 4Fe-4S dicluster domain-containing protein — MTHYAMVIDLNTCVGCNACMAACAMENQTPVWDKKKWRTYVHDKEIGVGSDVHRRFFPRLCNHCDNPPCMTVCPTGATQKKANGIVFVDQDLCMGCGACAMACPYHARVPITKRDMRLGREFYGSDYRRTSPSMDKCSFCDHLVEQGRKPACVETCVGSSRLFGDLDDPEDPIAQIVASGAARPLMPHIGTRPNVYYIDDIRWRG; from the coding sequence ATGACTCACTATGCAATGGTCATCGACCTCAATACCTGTGTCGGTTGCAATGCCTGCATGGCCGCCTGCGCGATGGAGAACCAGACCCCGGTCTGGGACAAGAAAAAATGGCGCACCTATGTGCACGACAAGGAGATCGGCGTCGGCTCGGACGTGCACCGGCGCTTCTTCCCGCGACTGTGCAATCACTGCGACAACCCGCCCTGTATGACGGTCTGCCCGACCGGGGCGACCCAAAAGAAGGCCAACGGCATCGTCTTTGTCGATCAGGACCTGTGCATGGGCTGCGGGGCCTGTGCCATGGCCTGTCCCTATCACGCGCGGGTGCCCATCACCAAACGCGACATGCGCCTGGGACGCGAGTTCTATGGATCGGACTATCGGCGCACTAGTCCGAGCATGGACAAGTGTTCCTTCTGCGATCACCTGGTCGAGCAGGGGCGCAAGCCGGCCTGTGTCGAGACCTGTGTCGGGTCTTCGCGTCTGTTCGGCGATCTCGACGATCCAGAAGACCCGATCGCCCAGATCGTCGCCAGCGGTGCCGCCCGGCCCCTGATGCCGCACATCGGCACCCGACCCAATGTCTATTACATCGACGATATCCGCTGGAGGGGCTAA
- a CDS encoding molybdopterin-dependent oxidoreductase, translating into MAWSIPRLSRRAFLKTTGYGAAGLTLLSPATQFVKTATAKDETIEEISYSICNFCSSLCNLRVTTHTRHGERRVVKLDGNPHSTLNRGKICARGQAGLRQTYDTDRLKTPLIRVKGSKRGEYAFRAASWEEAYAYIAEKTKATAIQPWEWTMVGGWTSCVFYMNWAVPFAMANEVPNIVASPMQHCVTTGHLGTDLVTGNFNIHDEMLPDFDNAKYILFMGNNASIGAVSTCRMVRFAQGRKKGAKIVALDPRRSETAAKADEWIQIRPGTDLPFLLAMMRILMEEGLYDASFLRKHTNMPFLAYRDESGELRLLTDAQGRPQVRVEGRDEVRAVPAFGNDNTIDIEGNAFTPALRTSKEFTLDGRAVMTVFEAQLEELQPYTTKWAADITGIAPEVIERIAHEFGTTRPAIIDPGWHGARYSNIMMARRVQAMIQALIGGIDRVGGWINSGEVHHKAARLYEAMEHGYEMGSPLATLPGMAFAKMVIGALSKGENFSHGRPGWTWVWNAQEKAAGHFNVALPVMTESGLRESVEGRVQFNGEPYLTRAFLINASNPVRHYYPDTRWKEILSHANVELVVLIDVLPSDTALYADVILPNTTYLERDEPTLYGNGVNHDLALTTRYAAIPPLYDTEETADILLKMTEIISGNTETFHDWVEKLTGLKAAPVKAALERNRQRLKKGAYQLACREVAFAQAAERLGVTPEHIDRVLRAKGIYHELDREQILEEHAMPWRMPVPTESGRVEFFSPLMRKLRDEGHTAPNFNVLAGNVPIQLRSGSPREVAAPLAKDEFYFTYGKTPTVSHASTNSNNPVLAAINEFKHDVYKGVWIHPERAARLGIAMGDPIRITNTQSGQQTTGHAYVTRLVHPEVVFVYSSFGVENPALSRTHGDGTATSKLVPYQVEPVVAGFRSQEFTVRVSRA; encoded by the coding sequence ATGGCCTGGAGCATTCCACGCCTCTCACGCCGCGCCTTTCTCAAAACCACAGGCTATGGCGCAGCCGGTCTGACCCTGCTGTCGCCCGCCACCCAGTTCGTCAAGACCGCCACCGCCAAGGACGAAACGATCGAAGAGATCTCCTACAGCATCTGCAACTTCTGCTCTTCGCTGTGCAACCTCAGGGTCACGACCCACACCCGCCACGGCGAGAGGCGGGTCGTCAAGCTCGACGGCAACCCGCATTCAACCCTCAACCGCGGCAAGATCTGCGCCCGCGGTCAGGCCGGGTTGCGCCAGACCTATGACACCGACCGGCTAAAAACGCCGCTGATCCGGGTCAAGGGCTCCAAGCGCGGCGAATACGCCTTTCGGGCCGCGAGCTGGGAGGAGGCCTATGCCTATATCGCCGAGAAGACCAAGGCCACCGCGATCCAGCCCTGGGAGTGGACCATGGTCGGCGGCTGGACCTCGTGCGTGTTCTATATGAACTGGGCGGTGCCCTTCGCCATGGCCAACGAGGTCCCTAACATCGTCGCCTCGCCGATGCAGCACTGTGTCACCACTGGTCACCTTGGCACGGATCTCGTCACCGGCAATTTCAACATCCACGACGAGATGCTGCCGGACTTCGACAACGCCAAGTACATCCTCTTTATGGGCAACAACGCCTCGATCGGCGCGGTCTCGACCTGCCGCATGGTGCGCTTCGCCCAGGGGCGCAAGAAGGGGGCCAAGATCGTCGCGCTCGACCCGCGCCGCTCCGAGACCGCGGCCAAGGCCGATGAATGGATCCAGATCCGGCCTGGCACCGACCTGCCGTTCCTCTTGGCGATGATGCGGATCCTGATGGAGGAGGGACTGTACGACGCCAGCTTCCTGCGCAAACACACCAACATGCCCTTCCTCGCCTATCGCGACGAGTCCGGCGAGCTGCGACTGCTGACCGACGCCCAGGGCCGCCCCCAGGTGCGGGTCGAGGGCCGCGACGAGGTGCGCGCGGTCCCCGCCTTCGGTAACGACAATACGATCGATATCGAAGGCAACGCCTTCACCCCGGCGCTCAGAACGTCCAAGGAGTTCACACTCGACGGACGGGCGGTGATGACGGTGTTCGAGGCCCAGCTCGAGGAGCTTCAGCCCTACACCACCAAATGGGCCGCTGACATCACCGGCATCGCCCCCGAGGTCATCGAGCGCATCGCCCATGAGTTTGGCACCACACGCCCGGCGATCATCGATCCAGGCTGGCATGGGGCGCGCTACAGCAACATCATGATGGCGCGTCGCGTCCAGGCCATGATCCAGGCCCTTATCGGCGGCATCGATCGCGTCGGCGGCTGGATCAACTCGGGCGAGGTCCATCACAAGGCCGCACGCCTGTACGAGGCCATGGAGCACGGCTATGAGATGGGCTCGCCGCTGGCCACGCTCCCGGGGATGGCCTTTGCCAAGATGGTGATCGGCGCCCTCTCCAAGGGTGAGAACTTCTCACATGGTCGCCCCGGCTGGACCTGGGTGTGGAATGCGCAGGAGAAGGCCGCTGGGCACTTCAACGTCGCCCTGCCGGTGATGACCGAGTCCGGACTGCGCGAATCGGTCGAGGGGCGCGTTCAGTTCAACGGTGAGCCCTATCTGACCCGCGCCTTCCTGATCAACGCCTCCAATCCGGTGCGTCACTATTACCCCGATACCCGCTGGAAGGAGATCCTGAGCCACGCCAACGTCGAGCTGGTGGTCTTGATCGATGTCCTGCCCTCGGATACGGCGCTCTATGCCGATGTCATCCTGCCCAATACCACCTATCTGGAGCGCGATGAACCGACCCTCTATGGCAATGGCGTCAATCACGACCTGGCCCTGACCACCCGCTATGCTGCCATCCCGCCGCTCTACGACACCGAGGAGACGGCCGACATCCTGCTTAAGATGACCGAGATCATCTCGGGCAACACAGAGACCTTCCATGACTGGGTCGAGAAGCTGACGGGGCTCAAGGCTGCGCCGGTCAAGGCCGCGCTCGAACGCAATCGCCAGAGGCTAAAGAAAGGCGCCTATCAGCTCGCCTGTCGCGAGGTCGCCTTCGCTCAGGCCGCCGAACGGCTTGGGGTGACGCCCGAGCACATCGACCGTGTCCTGCGCGCCAAGGGCATCTATCACGAGCTCGACCGCGAACAGATCCTCGAAGAGCACGCCATGCCCTGGCGGATGCCGGTACCCACCGAGAGCGGACGGGTCGAGTTCTTCTCCCCCCTGATGCGGAAATTGCGCGACGAGGGTCATACCGCGCCCAACTTCAATGTGCTGGCCGGCAATGTCCCGATCCAGCTCCGTTCCGGCTCGCCGCGCGAGGTCGCCGCGCCCCTGGCCAAGGACGAGTTCTATTTCACCTATGGCAAGACCCCGACCGTCTCGCACGCCTCGACCAACAGCAACAACCCGGTGCTCGCCGCGATCAACGAATTCAAACACGACGTCTACAAGGGGGTCTGGATCCACCCCGAACGCGCCGCGCGGCTGGGGATCGCCATGGGCGACCCGATCCGGATCACCAACACCCAGTCCGGCCAGCAGACCACAGGGCACGCCTATGTGACGCGCCTGGTCCATCCAGAGGTCGTCTTCGTCTATAGCTCGTTTGGCGTCGAGAACCCGGCCCTGTCGCGCACCCACGGCGACGGCACCGCCACCAGCAAGCTCGTCCCCTATCAGGTCGAGCCGGTGGTCGCGGGCTTCCGTTCGCAAGAGTTCACCGTCCGCGTCAGCCGGGCCTGA
- a CDS encoding LytTR family DNA-binding domain-containing protein, whose translation MKTLDILGDRHRAEPLWSAESSGTDDRHAYPMGARKPDLEIRAYYRGQQRRISLADVIYLSADQKYVCVHHRDGVLLVDHSLCAFEHDFPELLLRIHRNALVMRARLIGVERQPDGSTRALLSGCDDRPIVSRRHLRAVRDWLRQRANPGQ comes from the coding sequence ATGAAGACGCTAGACATCTTAGGCGATAGACACCGAGCAGAACCCCTTTGGTCGGCCGAGAGCAGCGGGACGGACGACCGCCATGCCTACCCCATGGGCGCGCGCAAACCCGACCTGGAGATCCGGGCCTATTATCGTGGCCAACAGCGACGGATTTCGCTTGCGGACGTCATCTATTTGAGCGCCGATCAAAAATACGTGTGCGTGCATCATCGAGACGGTGTCCTGCTCGTCGACCATTCACTGTGCGCCTTCGAACACGACTTTCCGGAGCTCCTGCTGCGCATCCACCGCAATGCCTTGGTGATGCGCGCGCGTCTGATCGGGGTTGAACGGCAACCCGACGGCTCGACACGTGCACTCCTATCCGGCTGTGACGACAGACCGATCGTCAGCCGTCGTCATCTCAGAGCCGTGCGCGACTGGCTGCGCCAGAGGGCCAACCCGGGCCAATAG
- the nrfD gene encoding NrfD/PsrC family molybdoenzyme membrane anchor subunit, with translation MDVNMTYATQDLWTWWLAIYLYFGGLGAATLAVTFLTDMYLKPNRHLVIWGAGAGVVLLALGSLMLFGHLLDKTAVLTVLNPMAMFNQSSAWIAWGTQFIIWMMVWGVLYALPYVRETQLAQRMPVLRDLIEKPFVIGTARLVQRFHYSVGWLAVVNGVGVAVYTGLLLQSFPAVALWHNPAVPLLFTVSAFSTAMAFLLVLMYTLLKDQADEHVRVLYERIDLVLIAAELVILFSLYQYLKNGSESAVRSLELLWNDYGWLVGFIGFGLVVPFLLELKGVIRGWGSRVPILTASVLVLAGGYLLRHYFMYAGVYAYPW, from the coding sequence ATGGACGTCAACATGACCTATGCGACCCAGGACCTCTGGACCTGGTGGCTTGCCATCTATCTCTACTTCGGCGGTCTGGGTGCGGCGACCCTGGCGGTGACCTTCCTCACCGATATGTATCTCAAGCCCAACCGCCATCTCGTGATCTGGGGAGCAGGCGCGGGCGTAGTGCTCTTGGCGCTCGGCTCGCTGATGCTGTTCGGTCATCTGCTCGACAAGACGGCCGTCCTGACCGTGCTCAATCCGATGGCGATGTTCAATCAATCGAGTGCCTGGATCGCCTGGGGCACCCAGTTCATCATCTGGATGATGGTCTGGGGCGTGCTCTATGCCCTGCCCTATGTGCGCGAGACCCAGTTGGCGCAGCGGATGCCCGTGCTTCGCGACCTGATCGAGAAGCCGTTCGTCATCGGTACCGCCAGGCTGGTGCAGCGATTCCATTACAGCGTCGGCTGGCTGGCGGTCGTCAACGGGGTGGGCGTGGCGGTCTACACGGGCCTGCTGCTGCAATCCTTCCCGGCGGTCGCGCTCTGGCACAACCCGGCGGTGCCCCTGCTGTTTACGGTCTCGGCCTTCTCGACCGCCATGGCCTTTTTGTTGGTCCTGATGTACACCCTGCTCAAGGATCAGGCCGATGAGCATGTGCGAGTGCTCTATGAGCGCATCGACCTGGTGCTGATCGCCGCCGAGCTGGTGATCCTGTTCTCGCTCTACCAGTACCTCAAGAACGGCTCGGAGTCGGCGGTGCGCTCGTTGGAGTTGCTGTGGAACGACTACGGCTGGCTGGTCGGCTTCATCGGCTTCGGTCTGGTCGTGCCCTTCCTGCTCGAACTCAAGGGCGTGATACGCGGCTGGGGCAGCCGGGTGCCGATCCTGACCGCCTCGGTGCTGGTGCTGGCCGGCGGCTATCTGTTGCGTCATTACTTCATGTATGCCGGGGTCTATGCCTATCCCTGGTGA
- a CDS encoding TorD/DmsD family molecular chaperone — protein MPIPGEARDNPPMMAKPDPSHLRRLALLLAMPETGALEALRELAELEPWLLEPIAELDALPLEHWQAEHTRLFVSGYPKTPCPPFESAHRQGTLGGTVLQELQGLYRRAGLDSGEVPPDYLGAQLEFAAYLLDVGSAEGLADTLAAELWEAHLCRWLPRLARDLQSQARLALYRALGACLGRLCPKSEAQASEDSDDA, from the coding sequence ATGCCTATCCCTGGTGAGGCGCGCGACAACCCACCCATGATGGCCAAACCCGACCCGAGCCATCTACGCCGACTGGCCCTGCTGCTGGCCATGCCGGAGACGGGTGCCCTGGAGGCCCTGCGCGAGCTCGCTGAGCTTGAGCCCTGGCTCTTAGAACCCATCGCCGAGCTGGACGCCTTGCCGCTGGAGCACTGGCAGGCCGAGCATACCCGATTGTTCGTCAGCGGCTATCCCAAGACGCCCTGTCCGCCCTTCGAATCGGCCCATCGTCAGGGCACCCTGGGCGGCACGGTGCTGCAAGAGCTCCAGGGGCTCTATCGGCGCGCCGGCCTGGACTCAGGCGAGGTGCCGCCCGACTATCTGGGGGCCCAACTGGAGTTCGCGGCCTATCTGTTGGATGTGGGCTCGGCTGAGGGTCTGGCCGATACGCTCGCCGCCGAGCTCTGGGAGGCGCATCTGTGCCGCTGGCTGCCGCGCCTTGCCAGGGATCTCCAGTCACAGGCGCGTCTGGCCCTGTATCGCGCGCTCGGCGCCTGTTTGGGGCGACTCTGTCCAAAGTCTGAAGCTCAGGCCTCGGAGGACTCGGATGACGCCTGA
- a CDS encoding CPBP family intramembrane glutamic endopeptidase: MHPSVRFFLYLLVCLMLAALLTPALMATGWMTIEPHRVMGRLAQSLILLGFWPFLRWQGLTRRSALGYGASWPVLRRAILGGWVLGVLILVALVMALLELEIRLPDSSPAPWSQTALRIVQALIGGVLIGVLEETFFRGALYAALREHGGARAAMIWSAALYAVLHFMKPGALPDSAALDALGALRMFVHVFIDLFQWQHLDSLVALFMAGLLLALVRERAGHIGWCIGLHAGWVLVIQASRRLTDVNDDSPLSFLVGDYDGIIGWLAALWIGLLMALYWPGLALWRSQSRTALR; the protein is encoded by the coding sequence GTGCATCCATCCGTCCGCTTTTTTCTCTATCTGCTCGTCTGCCTGATGTTAGCGGCGCTGCTTACCCCGGCCCTGATGGCCACGGGTTGGATGACGATCGAGCCGCATCGGGTCATGGGGCGGCTCGCCCAGTCGTTGATCCTGCTTGGGTTCTGGCCGTTTCTGCGTTGGCAGGGGCTTACGCGGCGCTCGGCGCTTGGCTATGGGGCAAGCTGGCCGGTCTTGAGGCGCGCGATCCTCGGCGGCTGGGTGCTGGGTGTGCTGATCCTGGTGGCGTTGGTGATGGCGCTGCTCGAACTGGAGATCCGTCTGCCCGATTCAAGCCCAGCCCCCTGGTCGCAGACGGCGTTGCGTATTGTTCAGGCGCTGATCGGCGGTGTGTTGATCGGGGTGCTGGAGGAGACCTTCTTCCGTGGCGCCCTCTATGCGGCGCTCCGCGAGCACGGCGGCGCCCGCGCGGCGATGATCTGGAGCGCCGCGCTCTATGCCGTGCTGCATTTCATGAAACCGGGTGCCTTGCCCGATTCGGCGGCCTTAGACGCGCTGGGTGCGCTCCGGATGTTCGTCCATGTCTTCATCGATCTATTCCAGTGGCAGCACCTGGATTCGCTGGTGGCGCTGTTTATGGCCGGGCTGCTGCTGGCCCTGGTGCGCGAGCGCGCTGGGCACATCGGCTGGTGTATCGGTCTGCATGCCGGCTGGGTGCTGGTGATCCAGGCCAGTCGCCGTCTGACCGACGTCAACGACGACTCGCCCTTGTCGTTCCTGGTCGGCGACTATGACGGGATCATCGGCTGGCTCGCTGCACTCTGGATCGGCCTGCTGATGGCGCTCTATTGGCCCGGGTTGGCCCTCTGGCGCAGCCAGTCGCGCACGGCTCTGAGATGA
- a CDS encoding lysophospholipid acyltransferase family protein, translating to MKETHITPGIWLRSLLFFILYNLMGIVHSLVSLALAPFQTREQRHHFVNHWTRATMWLLRRLNGIEVEVEGREHLPRNEPVVIMANHQSEWETFYLHLLVSPQATVIKRELLWVPFFGWGLALLEPIAIDRGKPVQALKTLLREGKRRLDQGMSVVIYPEGTRQPPGQVGRFNAGGAQLACRSGRRVLPVVHNAGDCWPARSLLRKPGRIRLIIGEPMRCDSGVDALNARVERWIRERAALIMADQRQPESGYRLSDSPA from the coding sequence ATGAAAGAAACCCATATCACGCCGGGCATCTGGCTGCGAAGCCTGTTGTTTTTCATCCTCTACAACCTGATGGGCATTGTGCACAGTTTGGTGAGTTTGGCGCTGGCGCCCTTTCAGACGCGCGAGCAGCGCCATCATTTCGTCAATCACTGGACGCGCGCGACCATGTGGCTATTGCGTCGGCTCAACGGCATCGAGGTCGAGGTCGAGGGACGCGAGCACCTGCCGCGCAATGAGCCTGTGGTGATCATGGCCAATCATCAGAGCGAGTGGGAGACCTTCTATCTCCATTTGTTGGTCTCCCCTCAGGCCACGGTCATCAAGCGCGAGCTCCTGTGGGTGCCGTTCTTCGGCTGGGGGTTGGCGCTGCTCGAACCCATCGCCATCGATCGGGGCAAGCCGGTCCAGGCCCTCAAGACGCTGTTGCGCGAGGGCAAGCGGCGACTCGATCAGGGGATGAGCGTGGTCATCTATCCGGAGGGGACGCGCCAGCCACCGGGCCAGGTCGGGCGTTTTAATGCCGGCGGTGCCCAGCTGGCGTGTCGGTCCGGACGGCGGGTGCTGCCTGTAGTCCATAATGCCGGCGACTGCTGGCCGGCGCGCTCGCTGTTGCGTAAGCCGGGGCGCATCCGGTTGATCATCGGGGAGCCGATGCGCTGTGACTCTGGTGTCGATGCGCTCAACGCCCGGGTCGAGCGCTGGATCCGGGAGAGGGCGGCCTTGATCATGGCGGATCAGAGACAGCCCGAGTCCGGGTACAGGCTCAGCGATAGCCCAGCGTGA